From the Pomacea canaliculata isolate SZHN2017 linkage group LG14, ASM307304v1, whole genome shotgun sequence genome, one window contains:
- the LOC112555044 gene encoding uncharacterized protein LOC112555044, producing the protein MSGPQPPSSQQGKPRKGGGGQGSRCGGRVIVHLHAVTDEQAALLMDTVNARPLEEVKKKTGADVHFDPNPSPVPGMKIVIIRGVPSQIEEVVRLIRQMTGSQATLAEEVQTFWLQWVEAAYPDLESRAYFLPPVYFNRVPMTTETVAGQDFQEDIVKMRKKLKDAVSQDNAGKEALEEKVLEAAEESKFTYTP; encoded by the exons ATGTCTGGACCTCAGCCACCTTcatcacaacag GGAAAGCCCCGGAAAGGAGGAGGTGGACAAGGTTCTAGATGTGGTGGCCGGGTCATAGTTCACCTACACGCCGTGACCGATGAACAGGCTGCGCTACTTATGGATACAG TGAATGCGCGTCCactggaggaggtcaagaagaagacaggcgctgatgtacactttgaccccaacccgtcacctgtaccaggtatgaagattgtcatcatccGCGGTGTCCCATCTCAGATCGAGGAGGTCGTCAGGCTCATCAGGCAGATGACTGGTAGTCAG GCAACACTCGCAGAAGAAgttcagacattctggctccagtgggttgaggccgcgtaccctgacctcgagtctcgcgcctacttcctgcctcctgtctacttcaaccgcgtgccgatgaccacAGAGACAGTTGCTGGTCAGGATTTTCAG gaggatattgtcaagatgagaaaaaagctgaaagacgccgtgtcaca gGACAATGCTGGAAAGGAGGCCCTGGAGGAGAAAGTTCTAGAGGCGGCGGAAGAGTcgaagtttacctacacgccgtgA
- the LOC112554954 gene encoding uncharacterized protein LOC112554954: MTCGREVASFLHSLSVGVTGRSTTTSTTLTSTSGGTTPPCLQWRDVLVLHWKDVSDQWGVVTELQEAGIPVRVMDHDDIEDVVTARSDVVWVASGHRVRGLERKVVVCLEDPDYYFFRSYSFTSNRLDLMSRCTSQLVIVSPDKPLEGD, from the exons atgacgtgcggtcgtgaggtggccagcttcctacacagtctcagTGTTGGTGtaacag ggagaagcacaacaacatctacaacattgacctctaccagtggcggcacaacaccaccctgtctacagtggagagacgtgctggtgttgcaCTGGAAGGACGTTAGTGATCAGTGGGGTGTGGTCACAgaactgcaagaagcgggtatcccagtgcgggtgatggatcatgatgacatcgaggacgtggtgacggcccgcagtgacgtggtgtgggtggcgagtggacatcgtgttcgtggtctggagagaaaagttgtcgtctgtctggaggacCCTGATTACTATTTTTTTAGATCTTACAGCTTTACCTCCAaccgacttgacctcatgtcccgctgtacgtcacaacttgtgattgtctcccctgacaagccgctagaaggtgactga